A region from the Lentimonas sp. CC4 genome encodes:
- a CDS encoding zinc ribbon domain-containing protein: MKRCLYCAEEIQDAAIKCKHCGEFLDGATQPPPLPTSALTSEKWYLKTSGIVIAFLCVGPLALPLMWWHPRWSIARKIIWTVIVLVLTWLLLIASIEAIHRLKDSYTELMRLM; this comes from the coding sequence ATGAAACGCTGCCTCTACTGTGCCGAAGAGATACAAGACGCTGCCATCAAGTGTAAGCACTGCGGCGAGTTCCTTGACGGCGCCACCCAGCCGCCCCCCTTGCCCACAAGCGCTCTGACCAGCGAGAAGTGGTATCTGAAGACGTCCGGCATCGTGATCGCATTCCTCTGCGTCGGCCCGCTTGCGCTACCGCTCATGTGGTGGCACCCTCGCTGGAGTATCGCACGTAAAATCATTTGGACAGTCATCGTGCTCGTCCTCACATGGCTCTTGCTGATCGCGAGCATCGAAGCAATCCACAGACTCAAAGACAGCTACACAGAACTCATGCGTTTGATGTAA
- a CDS encoding alpha/beta fold hydrolase has product MKHPLTILCLLCALTAPLAASDVVILLHGLARTSSSMEKMADTLTTEGYVVHNLDYPSRHQSIDTLATIVRAQVAAATESDDTIHFVTHSLGGIIVRTIQKKAPLENIGRVVMLSPPNQGSELVDTLGDYSAFGWINGPAGDQLGTDINGFIAKLGPVDFPLCVITGDRSINGINSCIIPGDDDGKVSIESAKVEGMDAYKVIHATHPYIMKNKEAIALTVEFLKTGALAAPSTSKPKDSSTTAQ; this is encoded by the coding sequence ATGAAACACCCCCTCACCATCCTCTGCCTGCTCTGCGCGCTCACTGCACCTCTCGCCGCGAGTGACGTGGTCATCCTGCTGCACGGCCTCGCGCGCACATCGAGCTCGATGGAGAAGATGGCCGACACCCTCACCACTGAAGGCTACGTCGTCCACAACCTAGATTACCCGTCACGGCATCAATCCATCGACACACTCGCAACCATCGTCCGCGCGCAAGTCGCAGCGGCCACCGAAAGCGACGATACCATTCACTTCGTTACCCATTCGTTGGGCGGCATCATCGTGCGCACGATCCAAAAGAAAGCACCACTCGAAAACATCGGCCGCGTTGTCATGCTCAGCCCACCGAACCAAGGTAGTGAATTAGTGGATACACTCGGTGACTATAGTGCCTTCGGCTGGATCAACGGCCCCGCAGGCGATCAACTCGGAACAGACATTAATGGATTTATCGCAAAGCTTGGCCCCGTCGACTTCCCGCTCTGTGTAATCACTGGTGACCGCAGCATCAACGGCATCAACTCCTGCATCATCCCGGGCGACGACGATGGCAAAGTCTCAATCGAAAGCGCTAAAGTCGAAGGTATGGACGCCTACAAAGTCATCCACGCCACGCACCCCTATATCATGAAAAACAAGGAAGCCATCGCCCTGACGGTTGAGTTCCTCAAAACAGGCGCTCTCGCAGCTCCCTCGACGTCGAAGCCAAAGGATTCTAGCACAACAGCACAATGA
- a CDS encoding TetR/AcrR family transcriptional regulator, whose amino-acid sequence MARRKDHTREELTQLAVTSGRDLVRAEGTSALTARNVAKAIGYTPGTLYNLFDNIEGLAAAINCVTLNAFAETITAIRSDNSTPKKQLENICQAYLDIQQNEPALWMLLFATPITIKSVDYSQAIHEVFDQVVETIRPLCSNKNTARQDAKIVWSTLHGICMLQQNGKLNVTEADSSEILIRRFLNQFLNR is encoded by the coding sequence ATGGCTCGACGAAAAGATCACACCCGCGAAGAACTCACTCAACTTGCAGTCACCAGCGGCCGCGACCTCGTAAGAGCAGAAGGCACCAGCGCGCTGACTGCTCGCAACGTCGCCAAAGCAATTGGCTACACGCCAGGCACACTGTATAATCTGTTCGACAACATCGAAGGCCTCGCCGCGGCAATCAACTGCGTCACGCTCAACGCATTTGCCGAAACCATCACTGCGATACGCTCAGACAACAGCACACCAAAGAAGCAACTCGAGAACATCTGCCAGGCCTATCTTGATATTCAGCAAAACGAGCCCGCACTATGGATGCTTCTGTTCGCGACACCAATTACAATAAAGTCCGTAGATTATAGCCAAGCAATCCACGAAGTCTTCGATCAAGTCGTTGAAACGATACGCCCGCTTTGCAGCAACAAGAACACCGCCCGCCAAGACGCCAAAATCGTTTGGTCGACCCTACATGGCATCTGCATGCTACAGCAGAACGGCAAGCTCAACGTCACCGAAGCCGACAGCTCCGAAATCCTTATCCGCCGCTTCCTCAATCAGTTTTTGAATAGATAA
- a CDS encoding M28 family peptidase has protein sequence MIKQLLTALKRIVVTLVIVLLAIWGYLSQPTLAKGDPSNTVIDQQRLQDIVKKLSIDFHPRNYRSTKNLEATVAYIQQHFESAGGMVTLQSFEVSGHTYKNVRCHFGNTDAPKLIIGAHYDSHDQTPGADDNASGIAGLIELAYLLGENAPDGNFELVAYPLEEPPFFGSNYMGSHFHAKSIHDEGQAVAGVIVLEMIGYFTDEFGSQDYPTPLFKLIYPNTGNFIAVVGKMDQRAFTKKVKVGMKGVNDLPIESINAPAGIPGIDFSDHRNYWEFGYDAVMITDTAFYRNTAYHEANDTWDRLNYEKMGQVVEGVYSTVVQLAGQQQ, from the coding sequence ATGATCAAGCAACTGCTCACCGCACTCAAGCGCATCGTCGTCACACTCGTAATCGTGCTGCTGGCCATATGGGGCTATCTATCGCAACCGACACTCGCCAAAGGCGATCCGAGCAACACAGTAATCGACCAACAGCGACTACAGGACATCGTCAAAAAACTCTCCATCGATTTTCACCCGCGCAATTACCGAAGCACCAAAAATCTCGAAGCCACTGTCGCCTATATTCAACAGCACTTCGAATCCGCAGGCGGCATGGTCACCCTTCAATCCTTCGAAGTTTCAGGACATACCTACAAGAATGTGCGCTGCCACTTCGGCAACACGGATGCCCCAAAACTGATCATCGGCGCGCATTATGACTCGCACGATCAAACACCCGGCGCAGACGACAATGCCAGCGGCATCGCAGGACTCATCGAGCTTGCCTACTTGCTCGGCGAAAATGCCCCCGACGGCAATTTCGAACTCGTCGCTTACCCGCTCGAAGAGCCTCCCTTCTTTGGCAGTAACTATATGGGCAGCCACTTTCACGCCAAATCCATTCACGACGAAGGCCAAGCCGTTGCGGGCGTTATCGTCCTCGAAATGATCGGATATTTCACAGATGAATTTGGCTCACAAGACTACCCGACCCCGCTCTTCAAACTCATCTACCCCAACACTGGGAACTTCATCGCAGTCGTCGGAAAAATGGATCAACGCGCATTCACCAAAAAAGTGAAAGTCGGCATGAAAGGCGTCAACGACCTACCCATTGAATCGATCAACGCTCCCGCTGGCATCCCCGGCATCGATTTCTCTGATCATCGCAACTACTGGGAGTTCGGCTACGACGCCGTCATGATCACCGACACCGCCTTTTATCGTAACACCGCCTACCACGAAGCCAACGACACCTGGGATCGACTCAACTACGAAAAAATGGGGCAAGTCGTGGAAGGCGTTTACAGCACGGTGGTTCAACTCGCGGGGCAACAACAGTAG